Genomic DNA from Vagococcus luciliae:
ATCTAAGTCTGTCGTTAAATTATAGAATGACTCTGCCCGATAAAAATAATAATCTTTAGGATAAGCTGCATAACGTACCAATCGACAATTCCTTGCCAAATCAGATTGCGTTTCTTGGGTAATAAACTGATTATTCTTTGACCTACCTTCTAAATTTAACCTTAATAATTCAGCAATCGTTTCAAGAAAAGTTGATTTTCCAACACCGTTTTCTCCGGTAATTAAGGTTACTTGATGAGTAAAAGATATATTATTTATATTTTTTATAAAGGGTAAGTTGTAAGGAAAATAACCTTCCTCTACTCCATCATAATGTAGTTGTTTAGTGTACATTTCTACACCTCTCCCTATATAATGAACTACACCTCTCCCTATATAATGAACGATAGCCTGTCTTCCTTATGGGAAAACAGGCTATCTAACTAATCAATATTTAAGTTTTAAAGTTGTGAGTGACTATTTACTACATTTAGGTTTACTTCTCATTTAAACGACACAATCCCAAACCTCTATTGCGTCCTTGTAGCCCTATAGCTACGCCAGTTTGAATAAATTTCATTAAAATATTCCAAATTTCGCTTAATAAATATTTTTCATATTACATACATTATAACATACTTTTATAATAAAATACGATTCTCTTTACGGATATACTTGACTGAAGTCATGCATTCCTACTCGTTGGTAAATACGTCCATCTGTATACACTCTAAATTGTTTTCCTCCTCCAGTAGTACTTCCATCGTCATCATTTGTTTGAATCACTACTGAATAATAGTTACCATTTCCATCTTTATGCTGCTCTTTATTATTTTCATTGACACTAATTACCTCGATATTGGATGCATTTTTATCTTGAGTAGCGTAACTCCAAGATTCTCTATTATTTAAAAGATACTTTTTAGCATCATCAAAACTAGCTATATCAAAAGATTTCTCTGCATTATTGGAAATTTGTTCTCCTCCAACAATCTGACTAAATCCTGCTTTAATATCTGAA
This window encodes:
- a CDS encoding ATP-binding cassette domain-containing protein; the encoded protein is MYTKQLHYDGVEEGYFPYNLPFIKNINNISFTHQVTLITGENGVGKSTFLETIAELLRLNLEGRSKNNQFITQETQSDLARNCRLVRYAAYPKDYYFYRAESFYNLTTDLDNLDVSNDLFNRPLHSFSRGQSIKALIQERFFGHGIYLFDEPETGLSLQSQLELMVMMNDLVK